The genomic DNA AAGAAATCTATCTCAAGCAGAAAGTTATCTGTAGGAATCCCTGCTGGGAGGCATTTAATTATCTCAAAACTGTAAACATTAAAGAATGCAATTAAATTCCTACAATGCTGACAACGACGACATGCATGCAGTCACAAGGTTTAATTTATCAGGGCTTATGTCTCAGAAAAAGAGATgtctctctttttctcttctgaTATTTGATATGTTATAGACTAGGCTGCATCCATGTTTCACTGCCCAAGTTATTGCAAGACTATTTTGTGCATTATTTGTCCAAATGAGGATCAACATGCACTAACCATACTGAGCATGCGAACAATACCAGAGCACCATTATACTGAATCACATCTTTCCAAAATAGTGAACTTCAACTTCAAGTTTTCACTGCAGCCCCATTGAATCTAATTAAGGCATTCAACTACCACTGTAGACAAACAGACTTCATCCCTTGCAGTATGTAAACATGTTGAAAAAACGGTTGCCACATTGCCATTAACAATTGACCTTTCCTTTCCTGTAATTTCTCTTTTGACTGGTGCACCACTGTGTCTGCCATGATCCAATCCTCTACTCCATGTATTTCGAACGGCACCAAACAATGCAACGcccttttcattttttgtacTGATAATAAAAAGTGATCTGTTCTCTTcccacttacatgtacatcaattGCCTTATGCTAAAGCTGCTTCATTTGTAAACTGCCAGTCCTTCACCAGGGCCCTGGACACAGTTGAATTCTTCATACAACTATAGGGGCAGCAGTGTAGTGTCAACTACTACTAGTAACACTGTAGTGTAAGACAAATAGGTGCCAAAATGGTGTATGCTTTCTTTAATAGATTAAAGTCCCTGTGACTgctattttgtttgcttttaaaactttttgttgTAAGTGTAAGGTCTCAGGAGATTGTTGGGGAAAATTGTAAGTTGGgatctctgttgcaaattgtcAGAGACTGAGCTATGACGTCAAAGAAGTAACCCCCTCTGCAAATGCCGCAAAATTGGAATAGTGTAATATGCCCAATCGGTGTGTTGTACATCCTGGATTCTAGTAAGAATATTTTGCTGCACAAGATTCCATTGGAGAATGACGAACGTCCTGAAGCTAATTAACTGTAAGTTGGgatctctgttgcaaattgtcAGAGACTGAGCTATGACGTCAAAGAAGTAACCCCCTCTGCAAATGCCGCAAAATTGGAATAGTGTAATATGCCCAATCGGTGTGTTGTACATCCTGGATTCTAGTAAGAATATTTTGCTGCACAAGATTCCGTTGGAGAATGACGAACATCCTGAAGCTAATTAaaaagacgacgacgacgactgtGGCTACAGTTTGTTTGCACAAAATGGAATCCTACTGAAAACTCTAGGATCTGCTCTTGACATTTTTGACCCGAGGCCTTTTTCAGAAGACCACTAGAGCTGCCCTCTCATATTTTGCTTGTTCAGAGATTGAGTTCGGTGAAATAGGGATAGTTTCGGTGCCAACAATTCATCCCAGTCAAGAGAAGACAGTTAGTGAAGTCTGCACATGGGCCATCAAACCAACAGCATTGTCAGGTATTGTATTTATCATTTTGTAATAACTCTCCATCatttcaagtcattatcaaTCCTCTTGTTGTTCTGATAGATTATCCGAGAAGTCTTTCAAATGCTTCAAAGTGAAGTAAGCTCATCCACAAACGAAGATCCAGAAATTGACAAGTCTGGTGTTGTTGGTGCTGATGTCGATATAGTGCTTTCGAATCCTTGGAAGAATTAGAAACTCAGGTATTCAATATATCTAATATCCTACTGATACCATATCTTTAAGATAGATCGATAGATTTGTTAATTGTTGGTGTTGCTGCGACACGGTGTTTTTGTGTCACTACCACTTATTGGTGTATGTACTAATTACGTACACGTCTCATAGACGCGCTAAATTCCTAGTTATTATTTGTCATTGTGTCTAAAAAGAATAGAATATCTGACTCCATCATAGCCCGCCTTATACTTGATCTGAATTGATGTTTAACAGTGAGTTATAAATACTGTTACTCTAGGTGTGTAATGTGTCCATAACAACCCCAAACTGGCCCTGTACTGAATCCGAACGTCTTGGAAACAAAATGGTAATTGGTATGGAGGCGAAACATGAACAAGATCAGTCTATGATTCAGaaaactgaatagagtgtaatacCTGACAATACCTAACGATGCTGTTGTTGATACAGAAACTGGAGGATGGTATGATTATTTTTGATGATTGTTAGTGTTTTATAGTTTGTGTTGCTTTTTGTTATTTGTGTCAAGTAAAAGTAGCACCATGACAGGGTATGAATGTCAGTTTTAATACATCAGTTCTATTGATCTAAGATATAGCAAATATGTCCACTGCATTGGCCAATATGAAAAAGCAAAAGAGCAGAGGATTGTACAGATAGACATGGATCTGTCTGCCAATTATCAAGACCAAATGGAGAGTGACCATGAGGATATGGACATCGAAGAAGAACCGGCATTCACCAGCGATGATGATTCAGAACACTCAGATTTCAATCCTGAGGCTGAGAGTGAGACAGAATCAAAGAAAGAGGTGATGCTTTTTGAGATGTAAATGAAAGATAACTTAGTTATGAATCCAGATTACACTGCATTTAGATGCGTCATAAAACAGAgttttgtgttttattctttAGAGCATGGTCAGGAGACAATTTACAGTCACTGCCAAAGTTCATCATTTTCTTGTCCAGAATGCTCCTGCTTTTCAATGTGTGTCCTGCCTGCAAACGTGCCGTCCAGCAGTGTCCAGTAAAGAAACCAGTACAATGATTGAGGTCAGAACGATctgcaaaatacaaaaaatttccCAAGCCTGTGAATCTTTGGTGAAGCCAGCCACAGATGCCTGGGACAAGGATGTCAACAGTGGTAATTTCTTATATTTTTTCTATCTTGTCTGGCAGCTCAGCCTTTAAGGTGCTGCAGCACATGGGCCTCAAATGTTTTTCACTTAGACTTATTTCAGACATCAAAGGGTAGGTGCAGTTGTCTTAAATTGCCTATCACCTCAGCACACTTTTTTTAACAGCGATGTAATTTGATTTGGGACGTCAACCCGGCATCAAACCCATTCCCTTTCATTGCTgttattgatcaaagtatgaccactttgtctttcaaagccaataaaaatgtgaaatttcaatctaaaGGTTTTCAAAACAACACAATGTCTTTGGCATGATTTTGGAGAAtagataaagtggaaaagtgtgttgtgGTGATAGAGTACAGACCCCTACAGTATGGAAGCCAAAGTTATCCTGGGTAAACTATCCAACATTTTATAATGTGCAAccattttgtttacttttacaGAAGAAATTGTACCCAGCTGTGTATCTCTTCTGGAAAAGATGTAAGGAGCAGAAGACTGAAAGACTGAAGGACATAGGCGAAGCCATTGTCATTTCTGGAGATGGTAGGCATGACAATACGATTCCACTAATCATAGAATTTTCCCTAGCTCAAGTAAAGCTTTCTAGTATAGAGCCACATCTTCTAACATTGCAGTCGTGGCAATTATTTGCTGGGCAGGATGTTTTGAAGAACTGCACCTTTGGTGTTTAATTTACGTTAACTTGCAGCTAGGCCTGATTCCCATAAAATACTTTCCCTCCCCTTTCCTGTATGCCTTTACCTCAAATTTTCCATCCTATCTAGACAGCTCCAATTAGACTCATTTAGACATGTTACTTAATGGCTATTTGTTAAATTCACAGAGAAACGTTGCTGGAAACAGTCCAGCCATGGAATACTGTATATTGGATTTGAAGACTGTATTCAGCAGCTGATACCTTCTGGGCTAGTGACTGGAATAGTCATTACAGATAGACACATGTTAATAGAAAAACACATGAGGGAGCAATTAAGCCATTGGCGTTTCACAAGCACCTTCCATGGTTAACAAAAGGTCAATTAAAATTGTGCGCGAGCGTCAAGCCACtgcacttacagattttttaCCATCGCGTACGATATGATTCGCGTAGCCCGCAATGCGATTTGCATCGTGCTCAAAGGTGGTAACTTTTGAGCGGTACTTTACCTAGTAGGGGACTTTGTGTCCTATTGTAATATTACCTGCCCTTGGGCAAATTCGTTAAATTAAAGGTACTTTAGCAAACACTTCATTTCCGGACTCTTATGGCTATGTAATTTGAAGTAAAACTAACGGTAAAAAGACACGACATTTTGACCGAACTTCCGTCATTATCAagctaaaagtgaagataaaaataagtatatatataaagcAAAGAActaaaagtatgaaaatgtaaaaaaggggtgtttaaaaaacatgcaagaataacataattgAACTGAGTCTGAGTGTATAGAACattacagggcttgaaattgtgactcactggtcgccaatgcgaccaaaaattgagtgctagtgactagattttcagaactggtcgGCAGCTGTTTTATTTGGTACAGTATGGGGCCCAGATCTCGGCCACAAAACacgtaaacttgtatttcttaccttggaatagccgtaaggacttgaaattttgaagacaactagcttcagcattcagtttacacatgtaaagctatcgactgctcaacactgttttctcccgagtaataacgaaaatggaTGCTTTgttcgtgggcccagttatcggccagcgagcccagttctcggccacaaaagagtgcgctcgattcctcggaataaacaacgttttatcaccatttttgttgttaagtcactaataaggcttgtgtttgatatttcgaccacaaagtatccttaacgaGCATTGTTTCATGTTAGAAAAGGACGTTTTTGGCACACCTAGGTTTTCTCTTAACTGCTCCTTGGTAAGCAAGACTAAAAAAGAGTTGGGTATTTCAAAACGGGGTCCGGTACGTCAGAACTCGTAGTTTTAATTCATATCTACTGTCAGAACATGTCACCCCATTACAGTTTTACTATTACAAATGActtgacaagaaaactccatacaaaactatgaGTGCTTTTTAGTGTTGTCGACGGCGCAGACGGCGAGCAGGGCGgccgagaataggcaaataTGCAAAAGTACTAAGGAAATATATATTGAGGAGTGAATTTAggtcaaagaataaaataggccaggaaaagtttatatttaacagaAACCTTTATCAATCTACGTTCTTTTtgccaagaattggctcattTGGGCCTCCTATACGGATATAATATaaacttgaattagaccatgtaaTTCGAGTAGCCGTAAACAAACACGTTTTCAGGGAAACAAAATTCACCTACCTTCGTGTCACCTCGACTTGCTCACAATGTATAGTAGCTGTAGACTCAAAACTCGGCAGGACGAAAGACAAGGAATCAAGCTACCTTTGGAATTGCTTTTTATTCACATTCATTTGTGGTGcaaaaaataaacgttgaacaaaaagtggccgagaactgggccccttaCTGTAACCCAtgataaacagtagacaacttcAACACCATGTGCTTCTTgcccatcctcggagacccaggggcagatcacggaggcaaggggaagtctaaacCTGGAATGGCATAAtagggcgagaagagcccctggggacacgttcttaccagaccagttccaaacagcaATCAGCAGCAAGGGGTagttctcaattctgattggtgccagaaattctttttgtttttctgcccaatcagaggtcagcaggccgtgaagtcgtttcgtgtcttcttacacAGAAATaacttgatcgccatactcgcctggttcgtttggcaaggttttgctcgaggagaaagtctcaatcacagcacaaaatttacaggaaatcgttcggaatatGGGCGGAGAAATACACTGGTCCTTTCGCAAATATCGTTACAGTAGCGTATTTTTAAGTGTGTGAGGTTTTTGTAAAGATGTCCTCCCCGATTCACCTAAAATAGCTGTCCATGTGTTAATTTTGATCTGacaattgaattatttttattctgcccCCTATTCCtagtcgaggtatttctagatttcttgaATCAATTGCTGTGGCTGAAACTTTGTTAATCTCGAGAGCAAACATTTGCTTCTGAATGCTGCCACTGTAACAGCTGATGCGTTCTTTAATAGCCTTGCAAAGGGCAATACCCAGGCTGTGTATCACGCGCGTCCCCTCGTGGCATATTTATGTTTTGGGTTCGCCATCCGGTAGCGACCTTGTTTTACTTAGTAAAGTGTTTGTTGTTTGCTATTATCGTGTTGGCTGTCTTTATTACTGGCGTGGTAGCAGCGGATCTTACCCTCGTCTCGTACTAAGAGAAAGCCAGCCCATAATGGATCCGCGACTGATTCCCAAACGAAGAACTAGTGAAACTGCTTAGCCGATAGCTGTTTCAACAACACTCACGAAGACCACAGCTAAGTACACATTTAGTCTTTAGTTTATTCAGCcaagagtacaaaatgaatcCAAGAGCACCCAAGCAGCGGTCCCCCACCAAACAGGAAACGATAACGTCGTTTGAAGCCTGGAGACAAAATCTTCAATACATTCTTCCCCTCGATTGTAATTTCGCTGGCTTTCTCGCCGATGGCGCGACATGGTTGAAAAAATCCCCTGGCAGACAGAGCTCAGGTCCAAGTCTCTCGCATCTCTCAAGCCTGAAATTTCTCAAGCATTGGATTCCCTCTTGGAAGAGATTAGTAACAATGCCGACGCTAAAATCTTGCGTTCAACATAAAATCTTGCTCATTTCAATGCTACATCATTGGCTGGAAGCTACGGACAGGTCAGGTTCTCATGTTAGGGTGGCTCTTCTTGATTATAAGAAGGCGTTCGACCTTGTAGATCACAATTTGCTTATCTCCAAACTTTACAGCGTCGGTGTTAAGCCTACTGTTGTTAATTGGATTTGTGACTTTTTGCGAAACAGATCTCAGCGCGTCAAATTTGATTCCAGCTGCTTCTCGGAATTTGTCAATGTTCCGGCCGGCATTCCACAGGGCACAAAAATCGGTCCTTGGCTTTTTCTTGCCATGATAAATGACCTTAGTACTACCAGTGCCCTGTGGAAGTTTGCCGATGATACCACACTTGCCGAAGTTATACCCAAGTCAAGTACAAGTACCCTGCAAAATACAGTGGATGGGGTGCTCAAATGGACGGATGAAAATGTATTCCGCCTAAATCCAACTAAGTGTAAGGAGATGCAAATAGACTTCTGTAAGAAACGTGGTGCCTCTACTCCCCTTGAATCTGAAGGCAAGCAGTTCGAAGTTGTCAAATCGGCTAAAATcctaggcttaactgttagagACGATCTGAAATGGAATGATCATATTGACAATGTCACCGTAAAGGCATCACAAagagtttatcttttaaaacaaCTTAAGCACACAGATATTGACTGTATATCtctgcttcaattttattgtgCTTGCGTAAGATCAGTACTAGAGTATGCCTGTCAGTCTTTTCACTCAAGTTTGCCTGTGTACTTGTCGGATCAATTGAAAAGGATCCAAAAAAGGTCGTTAAGGATAATATATCCAGACCTTAACTACAGTGAGGCGCTAACTAAATCTAGCATGACCACTTTTCATGATAGACGGGAGCTTTTATGCCGCAAACTGTTTATGGAAATAGTCGATACTAAGGGGCACAAACTCCATCATCTTCTCCCGCCGCTTAATGCCATAACCTACAGAACTAGGAAGAGCAGAAAATTTAGAGTTCCACTTTGTTAGACAAAGAGATTTTCAAGTTCGTTTATAATGCATTACGCCTCTCAGTTGTTGAGATCTTAATATAACCTTTACCAACGTATTATACTATGTTCATACTTTTATACTTTTAACTAAGATGTGTAAGCTTTCGTAAAAAAGTTTAAGTTTAGGATATTatattacattgtattttacatgttattaacttattgtaaatagtttttacaaGTAATTCAGTCTTAAACGCTTTATCTATCTTTATCTATCAACGGCATCGAAGTTCAGACAGCCTCCTGCGAGGAGTCATAGTTACAGTAGCTCCCAAAAACCAGGCACTAAACCACAAGTCAAGTCTCCAGCTGATTTCTACCGAAAGTTGCTGTGCATCATGGGTTGAAAATTCAGGGGAACTAGCTCCAATCCCCTTGCTTAAAATCCACGTGCGGATAAAATttgtttacagtgttcccaCAGACGAATTTTAACCGCAAATTTCGCTTTTGATGGAGTTCTGGGTTTCTCTGTGGGCTTTATGATAATTGCACGAGATAAAAAGAGCCATAGCATACCCTAGCCTGAAGCTAAGCTGTATAAATCACCTACTGTTTACACAAATTCATTCGTAGTTACCGTTTGGTTGAACCGAAGAATTTTACTGAGCCTCAATATAACCCATCAAGTATTTCCCTTGTCTGTGAGtgcatttaattaacagaagaacGCTTAGTACAGTTGCTGAAATAAAGAAGTAAGTGAAATCTGGAATATCTATCCTGGAGTTTACGACCAATTTACTAAATATTAACTGGCAAACATTTCAATTGCCGGCGACTGTTCTTGCTAAAAACGTTAAGTCGAGTTCCACTGCAAGTAAGTCCTGTCATAGCAGACTAGATACAACGCAAAATCGTTCACTATGCTGTGAAAGAGAAGTCTAAATTTCACACTAACAGTACCAAAAAAGATAAAAGTTAAAAGTCAATTCCTGAGGGCCTAAAAGTTTATAAAAGATCAGATCCCCGAGTATCCCACGAGATGTTCACCCTGAAAGTAAATACGAGCAAGCCACAACAGCCGGGCGCGTTTGTTATTgaacaccaaacagaaaaatcagctgTCCTTCGGTAGAAAGTTGTAATTACTTTTCCATCAGTCTTAGgattagaacttgatgaaagaaaaataactctggatACTTCCGAACCACCACatgttttacaaaaggaaaaattttattCGAGTAAACTCAGCGTGgtcagaacactttgaaaacttcaatcctgcagcttccagtttgtcatcaacaaccaacaaaactcGAGTGCAAATTCAATTGCAGCAACCAAACGAAAGCTTCTCCACATTAATCCACTCAGatggaaatcttaaaaaagcagCTGAAATTTGGGAAACGTACTCGCATTCAAGTCAGGAAATGCTGGAGCCAGAGGCATTCTTTCCAGTTGCCAAAGACGCAACGTTAGTTCGCGCAGCACAGCTCGCCGTCTTGGAACTACTAAAACAACCAGATGGAACCAGAGATGTAAAGTGGCTGATACAAATGTACAACGGGATCCAGCAACAGTTCAAAAAATCTTTAAGCCAAAGAATGTCTAGTGTTCCAGTTAGCCTTGTcgacaaagaagaataaaactgaataaaagcgaTATTAAACATTCACGAACGctgtcttttttccttttccgatcGTTGCAATAGGCTATCCAAGTATCTTTCAGCTAATAAAACACGTTCGGCGACCGTAGTTCGGCATCTTCGAATGGCTTCAGATCAGAGAAAGGGCAGATGGCAGGGCAGATATGTCTAAAAACTGACATTGAACAAATTCATTTCACTTTCGACGCGCATCATACTCGAAACGCTCTCGAATAAATGGACCCCTGCTGTGTTTGCGAgtcgcatgctgattggcttgAATTTGACGAGCTGTCAAATAGAGATCAGCTGGCTTGCCCCTTGTGCAAGCAGGCCGGCCGTAACGATCATCACTTCTTAAGTCAGTGCACTTACCTACCTGCTGAAGACCGCGTTTTCCTCGCCAAAGCACGTCTCACAAGTAGCCTAGACGATGAAGATGATCCCACTGACTCCCTTTTCTTTTGTCCACCCGAGACAGAGGACGTTGCTTCTCCTCTCCATTCCACGGCCAGGATTGTGTCTTGCCACGTAAGCACAAAGCAATCCCCCCATTTCAATGCCTTCTACCGTCACCACCTGCTCAAACTAACCTTGGACACTGGTGCCGAAACCAGCATGATCAAGGCCTCGGTCGCCCGTAGCATAGATGCTCCCATTGTCAAAACATCCCAACAGGCCTTACAAGCAGATGGAGTTACACCGCTCGTCGTTGTTTGTGAGACCCACCTCACCCTTTCATGAGCTGACATACGCCTGACCCTTGATGCCCTAGTGGTAGAAGCTTTGGATGTCAATGCGTTAGCTTGAACTCCATTCATGATCACCAATGACATATCTGTTCGCCCGGCAAAGGGACAGGTTCTTATCCAAGGCTCCGAGATACTGGACTACAATCCCGAGTCAAATGCCAGCTCCCAGGCTCACGCCGTCCGTCGCACCCAGTCTTATGTGTGACGCTCTTCAGCCCCTACCACAGTTATCCTTCCAGGGGAATATCTTGAGCTCGACATACCTCCCAACTTAGATCCTGACTGCACTTTAGCCATAGAAGCCTGTACCGATGCACCATCCAATAACTGCTCCAAATTTTCACAGCTCTGGCCTCAGCCCCACATTGTAGAAGCAGTGGCTAATAGAGTTCGTATACTCAACAACACTACTGAACCAAGGACAGTGGGACGCCACAAACACCTCTGCCAAGCTCGTCACACCACAACTGTGGTTCCCACATCTCCCCCTGATGGATCGCGCCCATCACCTCCCCACCCTGGCGGAAGCAACTCACCGCAGTCTGAATTCTTCTCGGATGCCATCAAAGTTGACCCCGACAACATCTTACCTGACACCATCCGTAGCCAGTTCCGCCAAGTGCTCAAGACCTAAGTGCTCAATCTTACCATTGTCGGATACAACGGCACAGCTGGTCCTGTCCAAGCTTCTGTCAACATGGGACTTGTGCAACCTCCTCAACGCAAAGGCCGCGTTCCCCAGTATTCCCGTGACAAGCTGGTCAAGTTGCAGCAACAATTTGATGAGTTAGAGCAATGTCAGGTCTTCCGACGTCCGGAGGACGTTGGAGTCACCGTTGAGTACCTCAACTCGTCATTTCTCATCAAAAAACGTTCGGGTGGATTTCATCTTGTTACAGCTTTCACGAACATTGGTCGTTTCAGCAATCCACAACCCTCGCTGATGCCTGATGTTGACTCTACTCTCCGCACCATCGCCCCTTGGAAGTCATCATCAAGTCTGACCTCACCTGTGCCTTTTACCAGATACTGCTATCAAAGGCCCCCATGAAATACTGCGGTGTGGCCACTCTGTCTCGCGGCATCAGAGTGTATACCAGGTCAGCCATGGGAATGCCTGGTTCAGAGACCGCATTAGAGGAATTGATGTGTCACGTTCCTGGTGACTTCCTCCAAGAGGGATGCGCTGCAAAACTTGCTGACGATCTTTATTGTGGCGGCGACACCCCACAAGAGCTCCTCACTAACTGGTCTCGAATACTTGACGCCCTTACCAAGTgtaattacattacattacatacttaattgaccgctccccataggggcttttcagggccaatgaaacaatcaacgaaacaacagaacacaacaacaacaactgttaagaatcccaactggccggaggcaaaccagttggctatttacaagtgcagctgggaaggtgcaccagggactaccaggaacaaattcagcaagtggtcagagtgggtcttgaacccgggatctccggatctcaaggcaagcgccctaaccactgggccacactgacTCCTGCCTAATCTACAACTGTCTGCACGTAAGACTGTCATGTGCCCCAAAACAACCACTATCTTGGGTTGGATCTGGTCACAAGGCTCCTTATCTGCAAGCCCCCACCGCATCACAGCACTCGCAACCTGCTGCCCTCCAGAGTCTGTCAATGGTTTACGTTCCTTTATCGGCGCCTACAAAGTCCTTAGCCGTGTCCTCCCTCACTGCTCTCAACTTGTGGACCCACTCGAGTCAGCCTTGGACAATATGCAATCTCACGATGAACACGTTAAGTGGGACGAATGCCTTCGGCAAAGATTCACCGCTGCACAAGATGCCCTTAACTTGCACAAGTC from Montipora capricornis isolate CH-2021 chromosome 2, ASM3666992v2, whole genome shotgun sequence includes the following:
- the LOC138039052 gene encoding uncharacterized protein, with amino-acid sequence MDLSANYQDQMESDHEDMDIEEEPAFTSDDDSEHSDFNPEAESETESKKESMVRRQFTVTAKVHHFLVQNAPAFQCVSCLQTCRPAVSSKETSTMIEVRTICKIQKISQACESLVKPATDAWDKDVNSEEIVPSCVSLLEKM